From one Triticum urartu cultivar G1812 chromosome 3, Tu2.1, whole genome shotgun sequence genomic stretch:
- the LOC125543156 gene encoding uncharacterized protein LOC125543156 produces the protein MAAAAAAAFSIREYAASMRCKTSAEGRRLLGVEDLPPLRAPRCRWWADELASTVAAAAAAASPRRAPGKTKPPKKRSISDLFAAAPPLAVPPAGDTGCKEQAEVDGDEVLCAIARRAKEEKKRKRKLQEEEEGQKEETVAVAAAPESSGGREPEGNFAATKEVLHNPNLFDGLDTHSSQKPEAPQHHREEREKMSERRKQWKINNINKKKADTQKHIDNNKADKVGKQRDLESFIPKHGILKCTKHTSVKMVKEKRGNSEGKEVIELCRKSVKRVKFSEADAILELPERQSLCKIFSDAMASSSSSSSSSSSFTSTEGDKCITSESGSSHMPMEAFTKAKEANKNPEHEDSPDKCITAESGTSHIPMEAFTKTKEANKNSDHEDSPEPGNREMSASLIDLNMALPESTELDQRYDSYSEVPNLEHTHEETLSSDVQLLDGRENRMNFSVDSHRLDSEQSTADLERITNSSSAGTFLHGEVIKVSDTDAAVPPLSLTEHAEAHRGCSNVSVKDTMTMSTSPCALPDHTFQGSFRQHQSWFSTSGKFSSWPSHESNVSQSKELNFRSKLNVPRENGPSTGQTVRLMGKDLSVCTTRAESFSETAQKHTGTFTNDYLNVNVFLPQQGRPFLSLQAQNFPNDTVNSTSIIHAPTYNASGSQVRTTHGYSHHLPAANVLSGDQLPYENRFIDFSNSKTNRPFLLGCPPPSNHGSAAFQQNSRSSCYYSDSITRTEPPTAPPLPTSRQHGTPSSGFQANLRQQHVVHPASSSVCHLNSVGLTFNHPDPVVQVPSNSIRDATLLARNTDNRVGSVILGNSNTSPSGRYVQKRSGPVKLTPGAKHVLVPNNSTGDGDSAPVYSCVSFASRSTNAAGPQNKGA, from the exons atggccgccgccgccgccgccgcgttcTCCATCAG GGAGTACGCGGCGAGCATGAGGTGCAAGACATCGGCGGAGGGGCGGCGCCTCTTGGGCGTCGAGGATCTCCCGCCTCTCAGGGCGCCGAGGTGCCGGTGGTGGGCGGACGAGCTCGCCTCCACCGTGGCTGCTGCAGCTGCGGCGGCGTCCCCGAGGAGAGCGCCAGGGAAGACGAAACCGCCGAAGAAGAGGTCCATCTCTGACCTCTTCGCCGCGGCGCCCCCCTTGGCTGTGCCCCCCGCCGGTGATACGGGATGCAAAGAGCAAGCGGAGGTGGACGGCGACGAGGTGCTGTGCGCGATCGCGAGGCGGGCCAAGGAGGAGAAGAAACGAAAGAGAAAGctgcaggaggaggaggaggggcagAAGGAGGAGACGGTGGCAGTGGCTGCCGCGCCGGAGAGCAGCGGAGGCCGAGAGCCCGAGGGGAATTTCGCTGCCACAAAG GAAGTACTTCACAATCCAAACCTGTTTGATGGACTGGATACCCACTCATCACAGAAACCTGAGGCTCCACAACATCACAGAGAAGAGAGAGAAAAGATGTCTGAGAGAAGGAAGCAGTGGAAGATTAATAATATAAATAAGAAGAAGGCTGACACACAAAAGCATATCGACAACAATAAAGCTGACAAAGTGGGGAAACAGCGAGATCTGGAAAGTTTTATCCCTAAGCATGGCATTCTAAAGTGCACAAAGCACACATCAGTGAAAATGGTCAAGGAGAAACGTGGCAATTCAGAGGGCAAGGAAGTAATAGAACTTTGCCGCAAATCAGTGAAACGTGTCAAATTCTCAGAAGCAGATGCTATACTTGAGCTACCAGAACGACAAAGTCTCTGTAAGATCTTTTCAGATGCTATGGCTTCTTCATCGTCAtcctcgtcatcatcatcatcattcaCGTCTACCGAAGGAGACAAATGCATAACTTCAGAAAGTGGTAGTTCTCATATGCCCATGGAAGCTTTCACTAAGGCAAAAGAAGCAAATAAGAATCCAGAGCATGAGGATTCTCCTGACAAATGCATAACTGCAGAAAGTGGTACTTCTCATATTCCCATGGAAGCTTTCACTAAGACGAAAGAAGCAAATAAGAATTCAGATCATGAGGATTCTCCTGAGCCTGGTAACAGGGAGATGTCCGCTTCTCTGATTGATCTGAATATGGCGCTACCGGAATCTACTGAATTGGACCAAAGGTATGATTCATATTCAGAGGTACCAAACCTGGAGCATACACATGAGGAAACCTTAAGTTCTGATGTCCAATTGCTTGATGGGAGAGAAAACCGGATGAATTTTTCTGTTGATTCACACAGACTGGATAGCGAACAATCTACTGCTGACTTGGAAAGAATAACGAATTCAAGTTCGGCAGGCACATTTTTGCATGGTGAGGTGATAAAAGTTTCTGATACAGATGCTGCTGTTCCTCCATTGAGCTTAACTGAACATGCTGAGGCTCATCGTGGTTGCAGTAATGTTTCAGTAAAAGATACTATGACTATGAGTACGTCTCCTTGCGCATTGCCAGATCATACATTTCAGGGTTCATTTCGGCAGCACCAGAGTTGGTTTTCTACCAGCGGCAAATTCTCTTCCTGGCCATCTCATGAATCTAATGTGTCGCAAAGTAAGGAGTTAAATTTTCGTTCTAAGTTGAACGTGCCGCGTGAGAATGGACCTTCCACAGGACAGACAGTTCGTTTGATGGGTAAAGATCTTTCAGTTTGCACTACCAGAGCTGAATCATTTTCTGAGACTGCGCAGAAGCATACAGGTACTTTCACCAATGACTATCTGAACGTAAATGTGTTCTTGCCACAACAAGGACGGCCTTTTCTCTCTTTACAAGCCCAGAATTTCCCAAATGATACAGTAAATTCTACCAGTATAATTCATGCTCCAACATATAATGCAAGTGGAAGTCAGGTACGGACTACACATGGTTACAGCCACCATTTGCCGGCAGCTAATGTACTTTCTGGAGATCAGTTGCCATATGAAAACAGGTTTATTGATTTTTCGAACTCGAAGACCAATCGGCCTTTTCTATTGGGGTGCCCACCTCCTTCCAATCATGGCAGTGCAGCATTCCAACAGAATTCCCGGTCGAGCTGTTATTACTCTGATTCTATCACTAGGACAGAACCACCCACAGCACCACCTTTGCCTACAAGCAGACAGCATGGTACACCATCTTCAGGTTTCCAAGCCAATTTGCGTCAGCAACATGTTGTGCATCCAGCAAGCTCGTCAGTTTGTCATCTTAATTCTGTGGGTTTAACATTCAACCATCCAGATCCGGTAGTTCAAGTACCTTCCAACAGCATAAGAGATGCGACCCTTTTGGCCAGAAATACAGATAACAGAGTGGGGAGTGTTATTCTTGGCAATTCCAATACTTCACCTAGTGGCCGCTATGTGCAGAAGAGATCAGGCCCAGTGAAGCTTACTCCTGGGGCGAAGCATGTACTGGTGCCAAACAATAGCACAGGTGACGGCGATTCTGCACCTGTGTACTCCTGTGTTTCGTTCGCAAGTAGGAGCACAAATGCTGCAGGTCCTCAGAACAAAGGAGCATGA